A portion of the Vulpes vulpes isolate BD-2025 chromosome 5, VulVul3, whole genome shotgun sequence genome contains these proteins:
- the LOC112930520 gene encoding olfactory receptor 5A1-like, with translation MAVRRNISMTSNFILVGFSEHPELQVVLFVLFLGIYSMTLAWNLGLIVLIRMESCLHSPMYFFLGNLSFVDISYTSSIAPKMLCDFFKQQKTISFVGCAAQFFFFIGMGGTECCLLAAMAYDRYAAISNPLLYTALMSPTICVRMAITAYTGGFLTGLVQTSSVFQLHFCGPRVINHFFCDLPPLLVLSCSSTFLSQVVNFLVVCAVGGTSALVVLVSYGYIIAAVMKIHSTQGRMKAFNTCASHLTTVILFYGSGLFSYLHSSASYSQDQDKVVSMFYGAVIPMLNPIIYSLRNKDIKDALKKLKDRKKQISSLCLIVP, from the coding sequence ATGGCCGTGCGAAGGAACATCAGCATGACATCCAATTTCATCCTTGTGGGATTTTCAGAGCATCCAGAGCTACAAGTTGTCCTCTTTGTGTTGTTTCTGGGGATCTACTCCATGACTCTGGCTTGGAACCTGGGCCTCATTGTCTTGATCAGGATGGAATCATGCCTCCATTCccccatgtatttcttccttgGAAATTTGTCTTTTGTTGATATCTCATATACATCCTCCATTGCCCCCAAGATGCTCTGTGACTTCTTCAAGCAGCAGAAGACCATCTCCTTTGTGGGCTGTGCTGctcaatttttcttcttcattgggATGGGAGGCACTGAATGCTGTCTTCTGGCAGCCATGGCATATGACCGATATGCGGCTATCTCCAACCCTCTGCTCTACACAGCCCTCATGTCGCCCACCATCTGTGTGAGGATGGCCATTACAGCATACACTGGAGGGTTCCTCACTGGATTGGTCCAAACCAGCTCTGTATTCCAGCTGCATTTCTGTGGGCCACGAGTCATTAATCACTTTTTCTGTGACCTGCCACCTCTGCTGGTCTTATCTTGCTCTAGTACATTCCTCAGCCAGGTAGTGAACTTTCTTGTTGTGTGTGCAGTTGGTGGGACATCAGCTCTTGTTGTCCTGGTGTCCTATGGCTACATCATTGCTGCTGTCATGAAGATCCATTCAACCCAAGGGCGGATGAAGGCTTTCAACACCTGTGCCTCTCATCTGACCACGGTGATTCTCTTCTACGGCTCTGGTCTCTTCTCATACCTTCATTCTAGTGCTAGCTACTCGCAGGACCAAGACAAGGTGGTGTCCATGTTCTACGGAGCTGTGATTCCGATGCTGAATCCTATCATATATAGTTTGCGAAACAAGGACATCAAAGATGCATTGAAAAAACTCAAGGACAGGAAGAAGCAGATATCCTCTCTGTGTCTTATAGTTCCTTGa